Proteins encoded by one window of Kineosporia corallincola:
- a CDS encoding GNAT family N-acetyltransferase, with amino-acid sequence MSGPEVRPAETGDLPALVGLRAEMFKAMGVPETEPQWRAQAALWLGERIDHPDHHLVVVEHEGRVVSCALGSLTESAPTPARAWGWDLHVSNVCTHPDHRGRGFGRIALRAVLDWGRSQPGPVRAKLFATAFGRAMYEKAGFAEVTWPAMRADLS; translated from the coding sequence ATGAGCGGACCGGAAGTACGACCGGCCGAGACCGGTGATCTGCCTGCCCTGGTCGGGCTCCGCGCCGAGATGTTCAAGGCCATGGGGGTGCCGGAGACCGAGCCGCAGTGGCGTGCCCAGGCCGCGCTCTGGCTGGGCGAGCGGATCGATCACCCGGATCACCACCTGGTCGTGGTGGAGCACGAGGGCCGGGTGGTGTCGTGCGCCCTGGGCTCGCTCACCGAGTCGGCGCCCACTCCGGCCCGGGCCTGGGGTTGGGACCTGCACGTCAGCAACGTCTGCACGCACCCCGACCACCGGGGGCGTGGCTTCGGCCGCATCGCCCTGCGGGCCGTGCTCGACTGGGGCCGCTCCCAGCCCGGCCCCGTGCGGGCCAAGCTGTTCGCCACCGCGTTCGGCCGGGCGATGTACGAGAAGGCCGGCTTCGCCGAGGTCACCTGGCCGGCGATGCGTGCGGACCTGAGCTGA
- a CDS encoding GAF domain-containing sensor histidine kinase, which produces MNDDSDKERYGHNQAASEAHQYWSAGQPPPLPKLGLERLLQELIGRSQEIIDTEQQLHRLLDAVIAVASDLSLPDTLRRITQLAADLAEAKYAALGLLGPDGVDLVDFITVGIPGHQRAKIGDPPRGRGILGVLIDLPVPLRLDNLGDHPASTGFPAHHPPMGSFLGVPLRVRGEVFGNLYLTEKRDGGTFTERDEQLIVALAAAAGIAIENSRLFDVTRRREAWLTAAGDVTKSLLAGAETEETMRLVVERASTVAGGGASFLLLNDADGSLSIRAAHGENTAVLLGTTYQLDQKRLSERQAFLTEGIVDGPGISERFGGPSVLVPLVVGNVVIGALAIVRPPRAEPYSEADMHMVESFAGHAALAVQFSRQAADRQRLAVLEDRDRIARDLHDLVIQRIFAVGLGLQSIGMNIDNAAQSSKLSGLIDDLDTTIHAIRTSIFSLQQQEDESTSLRSEALGVVTEATSALGFEPVLTFRGPVDTLVPAAVYADLLAVLREALSNAARHAHATHVEVRLSVDAGQVTLEVEDDGSGVATDAKTGTGTTTMRTRAERHGGSCGLSARDDGASGTVVVWQVPVN; this is translated from the coding sequence GTGAACGATGACAGCGACAAAGAACGCTACGGGCACAACCAGGCGGCGAGCGAGGCGCACCAGTACTGGAGCGCAGGTCAGCCCCCTCCCCTGCCCAAATTGGGCCTGGAGCGGCTGCTCCAGGAGCTGATCGGGCGCTCCCAGGAGATCATCGACACCGAGCAGCAGCTGCACCGGCTGCTCGACGCGGTGATCGCGGTGGCCAGCGACCTCAGCCTGCCCGACACCCTGCGCCGCATCACCCAGCTCGCGGCCGACCTGGCCGAGGCCAAGTACGCGGCCCTGGGCCTGCTCGGCCCCGACGGTGTCGACCTGGTCGACTTCATCACCGTCGGCATCCCCGGCCACCAGCGGGCCAAGATCGGCGACCCTCCTCGGGGCAGGGGCATCCTCGGCGTCCTCATCGACCTGCCGGTGCCGCTGCGTCTCGACAACCTGGGCGATCACCCGGCCTCGACCGGTTTTCCGGCGCACCACCCGCCGATGGGCAGTTTCCTCGGGGTGCCGCTGCGGGTGCGTGGCGAGGTGTTCGGCAACCTCTACCTGACCGAGAAGCGCGACGGCGGAACCTTTACCGAGCGCGACGAGCAGCTGATCGTGGCCCTGGCCGCGGCCGCCGGCATCGCGATCGAGAACTCCCGCCTGTTCGACGTCACCCGTCGTCGTGAGGCCTGGCTGACCGCGGCCGGCGACGTGACCAAGTCGCTGCTGGCCGGCGCCGAGACCGAGGAGACCATGCGGCTCGTCGTGGAGCGTGCCTCCACGGTGGCCGGCGGCGGGGCCAGCTTCCTGCTGCTGAACGACGCCGACGGTTCGCTGAGCATCCGCGCGGCGCACGGCGAGAACACCGCCGTCCTGCTCGGCACCACGTATCAGCTCGACCAGAAACGGCTTTCGGAACGCCAGGCGTTCCTGACCGAGGGCATCGTGGACGGCCCGGGCATCTCCGAGCGGTTCGGCGGCCCGTCGGTGCTGGTGCCGCTGGTGGTCGGCAACGTGGTGATCGGCGCCCTGGCGATCGTGCGTCCCCCGCGGGCGGAGCCCTACTCCGAGGCCGACATGCACATGGTCGAGTCGTTCGCCGGGCACGCCGCCCTGGCCGTGCAGTTCAGCCGGCAGGCCGCCGACCGGCAGCGCCTGGCGGTGCTCGAAGACCGGGACCGGATCGCCCGGGATTTGCACGACCTGGTCATCCAGCGGATCTTCGCGGTCGGGCTGGGGCTCCAGAGCATCGGCATGAACATCGACAACGCCGCGCAGTCGAGCAAGCTGTCCGGCCTGATCGACGACCTGGACACCACGATCCATGCCATCCGTACCTCGATCTTCAGCCTCCAGCAGCAGGAGGACGAGTCGACCAGCCTGCGCTCCGAGGCGCTGGGCGTGGTCACCGAGGCCACCTCGGCCCTGGGGTTCGAGCCGGTGCTGACCTTCCGCGGGCCGGTGGACACGCTGGTGCCCGCCGCGGTGTACGCCGATCTGCTGGCGGTGCTGCGCGAGGCGCTGTCGAACGCCGCCCGCCACGCCCACGCGACCCATGTGGAGGTGCGCCTGAGCGTGGACGCGGGTCAGGTCACGCTGGAGGTCGAGGACGACGGCAGCGGGGTGGCCACGGACGCGAAGACCGGGACCGGCACCACCACGATGCGCACCCGCGCGGAGCGCCACGGGGGTTCGTGCGGACTGAGCGCCCGCGACGACGGTGCGTCCGGAACCGTTGTGGTCTGGCAGGTTCCGGTCAACTGA
- a CDS encoding pyridoxamine 5'-phosphate oxidase family protein, whose protein sequence is MTSIEQQPDVALPLATGDVNGLPEISVRVLDRSECLDLLSTAQIGQLVFTYQAMPDVLPVNVTVADDVLLIPFADGSMIERAARNTVVAFHVDKIDESNHTGWSVTVVGRSFELREGDEVAGRQVRRPQSWMPGRHDRTLAVALERVTGRYLEPAVK, encoded by the coding sequence GTGACCAGCATCGAGCAGCAGCCCGACGTCGCCCTGCCCCTGGCGACCGGCGACGTCAACGGGCTTCCGGAGATCTCCGTGCGCGTTCTGGACCGTTCCGAGTGCCTGGACCTGCTGTCCACGGCCCAGATCGGTCAGCTCGTCTTCACCTACCAGGCCATGCCCGACGTGCTGCCGGTGAACGTCACCGTCGCCGACGACGTCCTGCTGATCCCGTTCGCCGACGGCTCGATGATCGAGCGCGCCGCCCGTAACACCGTGGTGGCCTTCCATGTGGACAAGATCGACGAGTCCAACCACACCGGCTGGAGCGTCACCGTCGTCGGCCGCTCGTTCGAGCTGCGCGAGGGCGACGAGGTGGCGGGCCGTCAGGTGCGCAGGCCCCAGTCGTGGATGCCCGGCCGGCACGACCGCACTCTGGCAGTGGCGCTGGAGAGGGTCACCGGGCGATACCTCGAGCCAGCCGTGAAATGA
- a CDS encoding universal stress protein — protein MTTNRIVVGVDGSLQSRQALRWAADLAVTTGAAVRAVTVWEFPTTYGWATWPTDWDPPRDAHRLLTETVAESFEGRPPVEIEEVVREGNAAKVLTDEARFATMVVVGSRGHGGMAGVLLGSVSARVAEYAECPVLVVHGDKNLPGTTRKDTRKEALIAG, from the coding sequence ATGACCACCAACCGCATCGTCGTAGGGGTTGACGGATCGCTCCAGTCCCGGCAGGCCCTGCGCTGGGCGGCCGACCTGGCCGTCACCACCGGGGCCGCCGTCCGCGCCGTCACCGTCTGGGAATTCCCCACCACCTACGGCTGGGCCACCTGGCCCACCGACTGGGACCCGCCGCGTGACGCCCACCGTCTGCTCACCGAGACCGTCGCCGAATCGTTCGAGGGCCGCCCGCCGGTCGAGATCGAAGAGGTCGTCCGCGAGGGCAACGCCGCCAAGGTCCTGACCGACGAGGCCCGCTTCGCCACCATGGTGGTGGTCGGAAGCCGGGGCCACGGAGGGATGGCAGGCGTCCTGCTCGGATCGGTCAGCGCCAGGGTCGCCGAGTACGCCGAATGCCCCGTCCTCGTCGTCCACGGCGACAAGAACCTCCCCGGAACCACTCGGAAGGACACGCGGAAGGAGGCCCTCATCGCGGGTTGA
- a CDS encoding LysR family transcriptional regulator has product MTEGTTARTAATRTAAPADGIAEPLEPHDPDEGEGTGEAATDVPDRPVLAEGTATARLDPRRLLVFREVAHSGSMAAAARTLGWTQPAVSQHIRKLEKDLGLALITRVGRGIALTDPGQLLLRHADAIDARLEAAGEALADLARRRTGRVRIAAFPSASATLVSTALMNLSSEHPGLDVRLTQVEPPEALVLLAEGQCDLAIVFDYPGEDFERGPLEAVKLLRDPLRAVLGPGHALAGRESVTLTDLAGQRWIAGCVSCRKHLVREAVKAGFTPDIRHSTDDYVVVQALVAAGIAVATLPGMALAASLNPAVKVLPLEDYPARTVSAVLAPSSHGVPAVEAVLEQLRLAARPVGA; this is encoded by the coding sequence GTGACCGAGGGCACGACAGCCAGAACTGCTGCCACCAGAACCGCGGCGCCGGCCGACGGGATCGCCGAGCCGCTCGAACCCCACGACCCCGACGAGGGCGAGGGGACCGGCGAAGCCGCCACCGACGTCCCCGACCGCCCGGTGCTGGCCGAGGGAACGGCCACCGCCCGGCTGGACCCACGACGCCTGCTGGTGTTCCGCGAGGTGGCGCACTCCGGCTCGATGGCCGCGGCCGCCCGCACCCTGGGCTGGACCCAGCCCGCGGTCAGCCAGCACATCCGCAAGCTGGAGAAGGATCTCGGCCTGGCCCTGATCACCCGGGTCGGGCGCGGCATCGCGCTCACCGATCCGGGCCAGCTGCTGCTGCGCCACGCCGACGCCATCGACGCCCGGCTGGAGGCGGCGGGCGAGGCCCTGGCCGACCTGGCCCGCCGCCGCACCGGACGGGTGCGGATCGCGGCGTTCCCGTCCGCGAGCGCCACCCTGGTCTCGACCGCCCTGATGAACCTGAGCTCCGAGCACCCGGGCCTGGACGTGCGCCTGACCCAGGTCGAGCCGCCCGAGGCACTGGTGCTGCTGGCCGAGGGTCAGTGCGACCTGGCGATCGTGTTCGACTACCCGGGTGAGGATTTCGAGCGCGGCCCGCTGGAGGCCGTGAAGCTGCTGCGCGACCCGCTGCGGGCCGTGCTGGGGCCGGGGCACGCCCTGGCCGGGCGGGAGTCGGTCACCCTGACCGACCTGGCCGGGCAGCGCTGGATCGCCGGATGTGTCTCGTGCCGCAAGCATCTCGTGCGGGAGGCGGTGAAAGCCGGTTTCACGCCCGACATCCGGCACAGCACTGACGACTACGTGGTGGTGCAGGCCCTGGTGGCGGCCGGGATCGCGGTAGCTACCCTGCCCGGCATGGCACTGGCGGCAAGCCTCAATCCGGCCGTGAAAGTGCTTCCCCTGGAAGACTACCCGGCACGTACGGTGTCGGCCGTGCTGGCGCCGAGCAGCCACGGCGTGCCCGCCGTGGAGGCGGTGCTGGAGCAACTGCGACTGGCGGCCCGGCCGGTGGGTGCCTGA
- a CDS encoding aspartate/glutamate racemase family protein: MLTIGLLGGMSWQSTVEYYRIANEMVAQRLGGLHSAKLVMTSVDFAEIGKLQRAGRWDEAGRVLAREAKGLEAAGADMVLICTNTMHKVADAVAGAISVPLLHLADTTAGAVRGAGVRKVALLGTAFTMEQDFYKERLATQGLEVLVPSAEDRAVVHRVIFEELCVGIIKEESRQAYRDIIAGLVAQGAEGVILGCTEIELLISQADSAVPVFPTTRLHIEAAVEKALVPEPALV; this comes from the coding sequence ATGCTGACGATCGGTTTGCTCGGTGGGATGAGCTGGCAGTCGACGGTGGAGTACTACCGGATCGCGAACGAGATGGTGGCCCAGCGGCTCGGCGGTCTGCACTCGGCCAAGCTCGTGATGACGTCCGTCGACTTCGCCGAGATCGGCAAGCTCCAGCGGGCCGGCCGGTGGGACGAGGCCGGCCGGGTGCTCGCCCGGGAGGCCAAGGGGCTGGAGGCGGCCGGCGCCGACATGGTGCTGATCTGCACGAACACCATGCACAAGGTGGCCGACGCGGTTGCCGGTGCGATCAGCGTGCCGCTGCTGCACCTGGCCGACACCACCGCCGGTGCGGTGCGTGGCGCGGGCGTGCGCAAGGTCGCCCTGCTCGGCACCGCGTTCACCATGGAGCAGGACTTCTACAAGGAGCGTCTGGCCACCCAGGGCCTGGAGGTGCTCGTGCCGTCGGCCGAGGACCGCGCCGTGGTGCACCGGGTGATCTTCGAGGAGCTGTGCGTCGGCATCATCAAGGAGGAGTCGCGCCAGGCCTACCGCGACATCATCGCCGGTCTGGTGGCCCAGGGAGCCGAGGGCGTGATCCTCGGCTGCACCGAGATCGAACTGCTGATTTCCCAGGCGGACAGCGCGGTTCCGGTGTTCCCGACCACGCGCCTGCACATCGAGGCCGCGGTGGAGAAGGCCCTCGTGCCGGAGCCGGCCCTGGTCTGA